A portion of the Thunnus maccoyii chromosome 20, fThuMac1.1, whole genome shotgun sequence genome contains these proteins:
- the LOC121887270 gene encoding LOW QUALITY PROTEIN: neoverrucotoxin subunit beta-like (The sequence of the model RefSeq protein was modified relative to this genomic sequence to represent the inferred CDS: deleted 1 base in 1 codon; substituted 2 bases at 2 genomic stop codons), whose protein sequence is MSSNILAVAALGXHFTLGSLFFSLVVGFTLWDYEVLQQSTVDCPQPSSAFEIIASDSIEDKFSLLDVEASLKASFLGGLIEVGGSAKYLNDTKIFKNQRRVTLQYKANFKQLMTDLGNNHIQYSELFESIQATHVVIGILYGANAFFVFDSDKVDSSKVQEIQGRMEAVIKKIPSAEISGXGGVQLTSEENAITNNFSCKFHGDFFLASNPTTFQDAVQTYQQLPQMIGKQNTFPMTVWLMPLTNFYSEAPQMVTDSSTPIFGEVRNTLETIRQLEMRCNNSLEDKIVEMFPQIQKKLCNFQNICNDYMLNLQQTIVKKLLCFWRGEEDESAILKVFEENLKSPLNINSLNMWLACEEREINVVRSCMDIMEGAKVKTVSGQLS, encoded by the exons atgtcttcaaatatcttggcAGTAGCTGCCCTGGGCTGACATTTCACCTTAGGGA gtttgtttttttcacttgttgtCGGTTTCACACTGTGGGATTATGAAGTTCTCCAACAGAGCACAGTTGATTGCCCTCAGCCCAGCAGTGCTTTTGAAATCATTGCATCTGATTCCATTGAAGACAAGttttctctgctggatgttgaAGCGTCTCTGAAAGCCAGTTTCCTGGGTGGACTGATTGAAGTTGGAGGATCTGCCAAGTATCTGAATGatacaaaaatattcaagaACCAGAGGAGAGTGACACTTCAATACAAAGCCAATTTCAAACAGTTGATGACTGATCTTGGAAACAACCACATTCAGTATTCAGAATTATTTGAGAGCATCCAGGCAACGCATGTAGTGATAGGCATCCTTTATGGGGCAAatgctttctttgtgtttgacaGTGACAAAGTCGATTCTAGCAAAGTTCAGGAAATCCAAGGCAGAATGGAAGCAGTGATA AAAAAGATTCCCTCGGCTGAAATTTCAGGGTAAGGTGGTGTCCAGCTAACCAGTGAAGAAAATGCCATAACCAACAACTTCTCCTGCAAATTCCATGGGGACTTCTTTCTTGCAAGCAACCCTACAACTTTTCAGGATGCAGTGCAAACCTACCAGCAACTTCCTCAAATGATAGGGAAACAAAATACTTTTCCAATGACAGTATGGCTCATGCCACTGACAAATTTTTATTCTGAAGCACCTCAGATGGTCACTGATAGCAGCACTCCAATATTTGGAGAAGTTCGCAACACTCTGGAAACCATAAGGCAACTGGAAATGAGATGCAACAATTCTCTAGAAGACAAAATAGTGGAAATGTTTCCACAGATTCAAAAGAAGCTGTGCAATTTCCAAAACATCTGTAATGACTACATGTTAAACCTTCAACAGACCATTGTGAAGAAACTTCTGTGCttctggagaggagaggaagatgaaagtGCAATTCTGAAAGTCTTTGAAGAAAACCTCAAATCACCATTGAACATCAACAGCTTGAACATGTGGCTGGcatgtgaagagagagagatcaatGTTGTTAGGTCTTGCATGGATATTATGGAGGGAGCAAAGGTCAAGACTGTCTCAGGTCAGTTAAGTTAA